The nucleotide window CGCCATCAGGGTTATCTTCAGAAACAATGGCTCAAGCATCTCCGACAAGGCCGTTGTTTGCCTCACGACTCGATTGTGCCTTTTGTATCGTCTTTGAGGTCATATCTACTAGTAATTGATTGTAACTTTTTACTTTTTTGGGCACAAACTGCCCCCCTCCACGGTCTGACAAACATAGAAACACTCGGCCATTGCCCGAGCAGAGGGGGGCAGCGCACACCATGTCACAAAACACTCAGGAATCCAGCTGCAAGCAGCAGAAATTAGCGAGAGCACGCACGCCATGGCAGCTTTGCTGGATCTCATGGTGGTTCACTCCTCGCCGTCGCCTCGCTTCGCTGGTGCCCCGCGGGCGTGCGCCGCGCTGGTGATCGACTCGAGGCATCCGGGCAAGGAGAGGGAGCAATGCCGCCGGCCGTTCCATGCCCCCGCGCCGGCGTTCTGGGGACGCGTGGAGGAGCGGCGCTGCCGAccacggccgccgccgccgccgccgtgcgtGGGCCTGCGCGGGAGGAATCGGGAGAAGGACGACCGCCATGGTCGGAATTGTGGGCTGGACCGTGAAAACGGCCCACAAGCCCATCTCCTGCCCAAAGCCCGCTACGGCGGTACTTTGAAATACCCCGCCTTGGCGCCCGAGCGTAACCGTCTCAACCAACAGCTTCTCCTCTTCTCCCCGTCGCCGGAGCGCCGACAAGAAACCAAGAACCCATCTCCTCCGCTCTCCAGCGATCCAACGCCGGCGGCGACCGATGGACCAGTTCCACGACAGGCAGCACGTGCGGCTGCGGAGCCGCGTGCTCGGCACGTACCTGCACGCCGACCACGACGGGGAGCGGGTCTCCCTCAGCCGGCGCCGTGACTCGCTGAACACGGCGTGGGTGGCGCACATCCACCAACGCGCCGACGGCCCGTACCTGCTCCTCCACAGCGCCGCCTACGGCCGCTACCTCGGCACCACGTTCAAGCCGGCGCCGCTCGGCCACCACGGCTGCCGCACCGAGCAGCGCGACTACGACGACGAGCCGGACTTGATGGCCGTCATGTGGAAGGCCGCCGGGGCGGGCTTCGATGACGTCGTCCTGCTCCGCAACGCCGCCGGCCGCTACCTCTCCTGGAACACCGGCGTCACCGTCGACAACATAGGCAACATCAGCGCCATGATGTACTGGACCGTTGAGCACATCCCCGCCAGAGAGGGTCCGCCTGGCCCGATCCACGTGAGTTCGCCATGACCAGACCTGCTTCTTGAATCTTGATAACTCTCGAATTGCTTGTTGAATCAATTGAGCGAATTCTTTGATCTCCTGAACCTAACCATGGTGGTTCTTTTGGCTCAACTGCAGACCCCCAGCCCCGGATACCACTCTCTCATGCTCTGGCGCAACCCGGTGGTGTCACGGCTGATCCGGTTCATGCTGTCCGATCCCCACGGCCCCATCTACACCCAGCACTGCTGGACCACGCTGCGGTTCAGGGGGAGGTCCGTGTTCCACCTGAGGGACGAGCTGGCCAGGCGCATCGCCTTCGTCCTGGACGGGCGTCAGTCCTGCGACCTCGTAATGTGCGTCCGAGCGGGCCGCCGGGGGCGTCTGACCCCACTCGTCGTCGACCTGCCCAGCAGCGGCTATGGCGAGACCCTCTGGATTGTCGTCTTCATGTCCGGGACCCCAGGTGAGAGACACTCTCCATGTCCCAAAATTGAGCCGGTAGTCTTGACTGAATTTGCTATGCAGGCTGTACAGATTTTGGTGCAGATGATATTTTAGTCTTGACTGAATTTTCAACCAGTTTGCTGAAAATGTTATAGTCCGAGGAAAAGTTTACTGAAATTGTTGTAGTCTAAAAAACAGTTAACTGAAACTGCTGTAGTCTGAAACTGTCAGGAGTTGGTAATTGTCTGCAACTGTTGTAGTCTTGTAGATAAGTGAAAGATGATTACACACAACCTTGGTATGGAAAGCATTGATTTCATACTATTCTGCTCGATTCAGATAATGCAGTACCTCCATTTGATACTATTTTTTGCCATCAGTAAAAAAGATTTGTGTAAAGCCATTGAAAAATATAGAACTTAAAAAGCCAAATCAGCTCATTAATCACTTTTTAGACTTAGCATAGAAAAGGATATATCCGTTTGAGCTTGCCTATTTTACTTGGGTTGAATAACCTCTGAACAAAATTCAGGTTCCTACAATACTAAATTAAATCTAGTTTCTGCAAACCATATTGTTTCCAGGTTTTGCACCTGAGCTGTATTTCTAGTCTTGTCCTTTTTTTTTGTAAAAC belongs to Triticum urartu cultivar G1812 chromosome 7, Tu2.1, whole genome shotgun sequence and includes:
- the LOC125518405 gene encoding uncharacterized protein LOC125518405; this encodes MDQFHDRQHVRLRSRVLGTYLHADHDGERVSLSRRRDSLNTAWVAHIHQRADGPYLLLHSAAYGRYLGTTFKPAPLGHHGCRTEQRDYDDEPDLMAVMWKAAGAGFDDVVLLRNAAGRYLSWNTGVTVDNIGNISAMMYWTVEHIPAREGPPGPIHTPSPGYHSLMLWRNPVVSRLIRFMLSDPHGPIYTQHCWTTLRFRGRSVFHLRDELARRIAFVLDGRQSCDLVMCVRAGRRGRLTPLVVDLPSSGYGETLWIVVFMSGTPGSVLLVLFVSVNLDELARRIAFVLDGRQSCDLVILCTHGKTWSEASRNCWFHIAVLDSDNSVCPFRFDLLILFVSVNLGELARRIAFVLDRRQSFDLVMCVRAGCQGRLTPLIVDLPSSGYGETLWIVVFMSGTPDFVVDAICCMAMIL